The Antarcticibacterium sp. 1MA-6-2 genome has a window encoding:
- a CDS encoding S9 family peptidase: protein MKLPHVLLAFLFVGATTVFAQEKEITLEEIWNGTFSPERLESLKSLNNGTEYIVLNQDQNSGTSIDVYDYKSGEKKRSLLQSSKLDGIKRFQGYQLSDDENKALLETGSEQIYRHSSRGIYYVYDFSTETLTKLSENKVQEPTFSPDASKVAYVYENNIYIKDLSSGNEVQVTEDGKKNEIINGITDWVYEEEFGIVRAFEWNATGNYLAYLRFDEKEVPEFSMDVFGEELYPEASTFKYPKAGEKNAEVSLHIYSVAEKTSRKVELGNYEDFYIPRINWTNDPAILSVQVLNRHQNNLDLIFVNAKTLETKVVLNEKDKAYVDITDNLTFLKDNSFIWTSEKDGFNHIYHYDETGKLINQVTNGDWEVTRYYGFSPKTNTIFYQSTENGSLNRDVYSIKANGKSKKRLTNKEGTNSADFSTDFTYFINTFTNTSTPYTYTLHEAKTGKLVREIKDNNELLELSKAYDFAPKELSTITVNGNELNMWMIKPTNFDETKKYPLLMFQYSGPGSQSVSNTYYNSNEYWYQLLANEGYIVAAVDGRGTGYKGAAFKKVTQNELGKYELEDQIAAAKLFSDYDYIDEERIGIWGWSYGGFMSTNAILKGNDVFSMAIAVALMTSWRFYDTIYTERYLTTPQENPSGYDENSPLSHVEKLKGDYLLIHGSADDNVHVQNTMRLVEALIQANKQFDWRIYPDKNHGIYGGNTRLHLYTLMTKFIKEKL from the coding sequence ATGAAGTTACCCCACGTACTGCTGGCATTTTTATTTGTAGGTGCTACTACAGTTTTTGCACAGGAAAAAGAGATTACACTCGAGGAAATATGGAACGGAACTTTTAGCCCGGAGCGTCTTGAATCTTTAAAATCTTTAAATAACGGAACAGAATATATTGTTCTTAATCAGGATCAAAATAGCGGCACCAGCATAGATGTTTACGATTACAAAAGTGGGGAAAAGAAAAGGAGCCTTCTCCAATCTTCCAAATTAGACGGTATTAAAAGGTTTCAGGGTTACCAGTTAAGCGATGATGAGAATAAAGCTCTGCTCGAAACAGGTTCTGAACAAATCTACCGCCACTCTTCCCGGGGAATTTATTACGTTTATGACTTTTCTACAGAAACCCTGACAAAGCTTAGCGAGAATAAGGTGCAGGAGCCAACTTTTTCACCTGATGCTTCTAAAGTTGCGTATGTCTATGAAAACAACATTTACATAAAAGATCTGTCAAGCGGTAACGAAGTGCAGGTTACAGAAGATGGAAAGAAGAATGAAATTATAAACGGAATTACAGATTGGGTTTATGAAGAAGAATTCGGCATTGTGCGAGCATTTGAATGGAATGCCACAGGAAACTACCTTGCTTATTTGAGGTTTGATGAAAAGGAAGTTCCGGAATTTTCAATGGACGTTTTTGGAGAAGAATTATATCCCGAAGCTTCAACTTTTAAATATCCAAAAGCAGGGGAAAAGAATGCCGAAGTTTCCCTGCATATTTATTCGGTTGCGGAAAAAACATCCCGAAAGGTGGAATTGGGGAATTATGAAGATTTCTATATCCCACGTATAAATTGGACCAATGATCCGGCCATTTTAAGTGTGCAGGTATTAAACCGTCATCAAAATAATTTGGACTTAATCTTTGTTAACGCAAAAACACTTGAAACCAAAGTTGTTCTAAACGAAAAAGATAAGGCTTATGTGGATATTACCGATAATTTGACTTTTCTTAAGGATAACAGCTTTATCTGGACCAGTGAAAAAGATGGATTCAACCACATCTACCACTACGACGAAACAGGGAAATTGATTAATCAGGTAACCAATGGAGATTGGGAAGTTACCCGCTATTACGGCTTTAGCCCTAAAACGAATACCATTTTCTACCAAAGTACCGAAAACGGAAGCCTTAACCGTGACGTGTATTCTATAAAAGCTAATGGTAAATCAAAAAAACGACTCACTAATAAAGAAGGGACAAACAGTGCAGACTTCAGTACAGATTTCACCTACTTTATAAATACTTTCACTAATACAAGTACTCCCTATACCTACACCTTACACGAAGCCAAAACAGGTAAACTGGTAAGAGAGATCAAGGATAATAACGAGCTGCTGGAGCTTTCGAAAGCTTATGATTTTGCTCCCAAGGAATTGTCAACCATTACAGTTAACGGAAATGAGCTCAATATGTGGATGATAAAACCAACAAATTTTGATGAAACAAAAAAGTATCCTCTCCTAATGTTTCAATATTCCGGTCCCGGCTCACAATCTGTTTCCAATACATATTATAATTCAAATGAATATTGGTACCAGTTGCTTGCAAACGAAGGATATATTGTTGCAGCTGTAGATGGAAGAGGTACAGGGTATAAAGGAGCTGCATTTAAAAAAGTGACGCAGAACGAGCTAGGGAAATACGAACTTGAAGATCAAATCGCTGCAGCAAAACTTTTTTCAGATTATGATTACATAGATGAAGAGAGAATAGGGATCTGGGGATGGAGCTATGGCGGGTTTATGTCTACCAATGCAATTTTAAAGGGAAATGATGTCTTCTCTATGGCCATCGCGGTAGCACTTATGACCAGCTGGAGATTTTACGATACCATTTATACTGAAAGGTATTTGACCACTCCGCAGGAGAATCCCTCAGGATATGATGAAAATTCACCATTATCGCACGTGGAGAAGCTTAAAGGGGATTACCTCCTCATTCATGGGAGTGCTGATGATAATGTTCATGTACAAAATACCATGAGACTGGTAGAAGCACTTATCCAGGCTAATAAACAGTTTGACTGGAGGATCTATCCCGATAAAAATCATGGGATCTATGGTGGGAATACGCGACTTCACCTGTATACCCTTATGACAAAATTCATTAAAGAAAAACTATAA
- the lpxB gene encoding lipid-A-disaccharide synthase, which yields MKYYIIAGEASGDLHAANLMKSLKNLDPAADFRFWGGDLMQRVGGTQVKHYRELAFMGFVEVLFNLRTILKNISFCKKDISAYQPDVLIFVDYPGFNLRIAKWAKKEGIPTHFYVSPQIWAWKESRISAIKRDIDKMYVILPFEKQFYEEKHQYPVHFVGHPLIDAISQHQLGNVEQFKKEHQLNQNRVIALLPGSRKQEISKMLEIMLSITNDFPDYQFVIAGAPSQDEDFYHPYIKKKNVNLVMNRTYDLLSTATAALVTSGTATLETALFKVPEVVCYKGSNISYQIAKRIIKLDYISLVNLIMDKEVVRELIQKDLNRKNLKTELNKILNKEYKQTILKQYDELEEKLGGTGASENTARLIFEDIKN from the coding sequence ATGAAATATTACATTATAGCCGGGGAGGCATCGGGTGATCTTCACGCGGCTAACCTCATGAAATCTCTTAAAAATTTAGATCCAGCTGCCGATTTCCGTTTTTGGGGAGGAGATCTAATGCAGCGCGTAGGCGGGACACAGGTAAAGCATTACCGGGAACTTGCTTTTATGGGATTTGTTGAAGTCCTGTTTAACCTGCGCACGATCTTAAAAAATATTTCCTTCTGCAAAAAAGATATTTCGGCATATCAACCCGATGTTCTCATTTTTGTAGATTATCCAGGCTTTAATCTTCGAATAGCAAAATGGGCAAAGAAAGAAGGCATTCCTACGCACTTTTATGTCTCTCCCCAAATATGGGCCTGGAAAGAAAGTAGAATATCTGCTATTAAGCGAGACATTGATAAAATGTATGTGATACTGCCTTTCGAGAAGCAGTTTTATGAAGAAAAACATCAATATCCGGTTCATTTTGTGGGCCATCCTTTAATTGATGCGATTTCACAGCATCAATTAGGAAATGTAGAGCAGTTTAAAAAGGAACATCAACTAAACCAAAACCGAGTTATCGCCTTATTGCCGGGAAGCAGAAAGCAGGAGATCTCAAAAATGCTGGAGATTATGCTTAGCATAACTAATGATTTTCCCGACTACCAATTCGTTATAGCGGGAGCACCAAGCCAGGACGAGGATTTCTACCATCCATATATTAAAAAGAAGAATGTAAACCTTGTAATGAACAGGACCTATGATCTACTAAGTACGGCCACAGCAGCTTTGGTAACATCGGGCACAGCAACTCTTGAAACAGCACTTTTCAAAGTCCCTGAAGTAGTGTGTTATAAAGGCAGCAATATTTCTTACCAGATCGCGAAACGTATTATAAAACTTGATTATATTTCGCTCGTCAATCTCATAATGGATAAAGAGGTTGTGAGGGAACTGATTCAGAAAGATCTAAACCGGAAAAATCTTAAGACAGAATTAAATAAAATTTTGAATAAAGAGTACAAGCAGACAATTTTGAAGCAGTATGATGAGTTAGAAGAAAAACTGGGCGGCACCGGAGCAAGTGAGAATACCGCCCGATTAATTTTTGAGGATATAAAAAACTGA
- a CDS encoding C40 family peptidase yields MYNITTFAKGFEGTRYKYGGTTQDGMDCSGLVYTSFLQEEIPLPRSSREMAKLGDRLSLEDVNIGDLLFFETDKNKKVINHVGLVVEIQPGHILFIHSTSSRGVVISSLAENYWFEHFVMAKRVI; encoded by the coding sequence GTGTATAATATTACCACTTTTGCTAAAGGTTTTGAAGGAACCCGTTATAAATATGGCGGCACTACCCAAGATGGAATGGACTGCTCCGGCCTTGTTTATACTTCCTTTCTTCAGGAAGAGATTCCTTTGCCGCGGTCTTCCCGTGAAATGGCCAAACTTGGTGATCGTCTATCGCTTGAAGATGTAAATATTGGAGATCTTTTATTCTTTGAGACAGACAAGAATAAAAAAGTGATAAATCATGTGGGTCTTGTGGTCGAAATTCAACCGGGGCATATTCTTTTTATCCATTCTACAAGCTCCCGGGGAGTGGTCATCTCTTCCCTTGCAGAAAATTACTGGTTTGAGCATTTTGTAATGGCGAAGCGGGTGATTTAG
- the surE gene encoding 5'/3'-nucleotidase SurE, with protein sequence MPKKKPLILVTNDDGITAPGIRALIEVMNELGEVVVVAPDSPQSGMGHAITISDTLYCDPVTVKEDLPQKEYRCSGTPADCVKIATQEILHRKPDLCVSGINHGSNSSINVIYSGTMSAAVEAGIEGIPAIGFSLLDYSLTADFEPTKKFVKIITENVLENGLPKGVVLNVNLPKLKEKEIKGIKVCRQAKANWVEEFDKRTNPQGRDYYWLTGKFVSEDKGEDTDEWALANGFVSVVPVQFDLTAHHFIQDLNSWSFND encoded by the coding sequence ATGCCCAAAAAAAAACCGCTCATTCTGGTAACTAATGATGATGGAATTACTGCCCCGGGAATCAGGGCTTTAATAGAAGTAATGAATGAACTGGGAGAGGTTGTAGTTGTTGCCCCGGATAGCCCCCAGAGCGGTATGGGACACGCAATTACGATTAGTGATACTTTGTATTGTGACCCTGTGACTGTAAAGGAAGATCTTCCACAAAAGGAATATCGATGCTCCGGCACTCCCGCCGATTGTGTTAAAATAGCAACCCAGGAGATCTTGCATCGTAAGCCAGACCTTTGTGTAAGCGGAATAAATCACGGCTCAAATTCTTCAATAAATGTCATCTATTCTGGAACTATGAGTGCCGCGGTAGAAGCTGGCATCGAGGGTATTCCCGCCATAGGATTTTCTCTTCTGGATTATTCCCTAACAGCCGACTTTGAACCTACGAAAAAATTCGTGAAAATAATAACTGAAAATGTTCTGGAAAACGGTTTGCCTAAAGGGGTTGTTTTAAACGTCAACTTACCCAAGCTTAAAGAAAAAGAAATCAAGGGAATCAAAGTTTGCAGGCAGGCAAAAGCCAATTGGGTAGAAGAATTTGATAAAAGGACAAATCCACAGGGTAGGGATTACTACTGGCTCACCGGGAAATTTGTTAGTGAGGATAAAGGAGAGGATACAGATGAATGGGCGCTTGCCAATGGATTTGTCTCTGTAGTGCCAGTTCAATTTGACCTCACTGCTCATCATTTTATCCAGGACTTAAACAGCTGGAGTTTCAATGATTAA
- a CDS encoding ComEC/Rec2 family competence protein codes for MIRDNQDRNLLNYTIIKLSLLLIVGIILGNHLQIPPGCLLFPGALLLALFIISYKRTKNFLLQDVFFGITTYILFIFIGITTTSIHQPKNHPDHFTHFSSEGTTEFIIAEVHERLKPSAFQERYILKTREINSKPVSGKLLLNINKDSTLVVLHPGDLLAVTSEIVQINKPLNPYQFDYSNYMEDLGVLRQVNVSKHQVMILPENNRGFREVAGNIRGSIVSNLEHYSFQPDELAIIQALLLGQRQEISQEIYSNYAAAGVIHILAVSGLHVGIILLLLNRILQPIERLPRGKLIKTIILLLLLWCFAILA; via the coding sequence TTGATTAGAGATAATCAGGACCGTAATTTGCTGAATTATACTATTATAAAACTCAGCCTGCTATTGATAGTGGGAATAATCCTTGGGAATCATTTGCAAATTCCTCCGGGATGCCTGCTCTTTCCCGGAGCACTATTATTAGCTCTCTTTATAATTTCCTATAAACGTACCAAAAACTTTCTTTTACAGGACGTATTCTTCGGAATTACCACCTATATTCTCTTTATATTCATAGGCATTACTACTACCAGCATCCATCAACCCAAAAACCATCCCGATCATTTTACACATTTTTCTTCAGAAGGAACTACCGAATTTATAATTGCTGAAGTTCATGAAAGGCTAAAACCTTCAGCCTTCCAGGAACGGTATATTTTAAAAACCCGGGAAATTAATTCAAAGCCCGTAAGCGGAAAACTTTTACTTAACATCAACAAAGATTCAACTTTAGTAGTTCTTCACCCGGGAGATCTTTTGGCAGTTACTTCTGAAATTGTTCAAATTAATAAACCCCTAAACCCTTACCAGTTTGACTACAGCAACTATATGGAAGATCTGGGTGTGTTGCGGCAGGTAAATGTTAGTAAACATCAGGTGATGATACTTCCTGAGAACAATAGGGGGTTTAGGGAAGTTGCCGGAAATATAAGAGGAAGTATAGTTTCAAATTTAGAACATTATTCCTTTCAACCAGATGAACTAGCCATAATTCAGGCGCTGTTGTTAGGACAGCGACAGGAAATTTCGCAGGAGATCTACAGCAATTACGCAGCGGCAGGAGTTATTCATATTCTGGCCGTTTCGGGATTACACGTGGGAATTATACTGTTGTTGCTCAACAGGATTCTACAACCAATAGAGCGTTTGCCCAGGGGAAAGCTCATAAAAACTATAATCCTACTTCTCCTCCTGTGGTGTTTTGCCATCCTTGCTTAA
- a CDS encoding thioredoxin fold domain-containing protein: MKLRYFAFFFFLALGVSQAQEIKWMSMNEALAAQKKAPKKILMDAYTDWCGPCKLMDQKTFTNKDVVNYVNKHFYAVKFNAEGTEEVMYRDFNYTNPNYDPNRKGRNSQHFFANALKINGYPSLVFFDEQSNVIAPIAGYRTPEQLEIYLKMIAKDDYKKLTTQDAWQEYEKNFKGSFKN, from the coding sequence ATGAAACTAAGATATTTTGCATTTTTCTTCTTTTTAGCTCTGGGTGTTTCTCAGGCGCAGGAAATTAAATGGATGAGCATGAATGAAGCTTTGGCTGCCCAAAAGAAAGCGCCAAAGAAGATCCTGATGGATGCTTATACCGACTGGTGTGGCCCGTGTAAACTTATGGATCAAAAAACTTTTACAAATAAGGATGTGGTGAACTATGTCAATAAACATTTTTATGCAGTAAAATTTAATGCTGAAGGAACCGAAGAAGTAATGTACCGGGATTTTAATTATACCAATCCTAATTACGACCCTAACCGTAAGGGGCGTAATAGTCAGCACTTTTTTGCAAATGCACTAAAAATAAATGGCTATCCAAGTCTGGTTTTTTTTGATGAACAATCTAATGTCATCGCGCCTATAGCTGGATATAGAACTCCGGAACAATTGGAGATCTATTTAAAAATGATTGCTAAGGATGATTATAAAAAATTGACTACCCAGGATGCCTGGCAGGAATACGAGAAGAACTTTAAAGGAAGTTTTAAGAACTAA
- a CDS encoding GYDIA family GHMP kinase, translating into MIQKYRSNGKLLLTGEYLVLDGALALALPTKPGQSLEVLPAEGKMTGWTALDKNGKPWLDFKFSLDQNSFQKENETSSNEAETTLLKILTAAHQMNQKVFGSGLNYIVTTMLEFEKEWGLGSSSTLVNNIASWFQIDPYILLEKTFGGSGYDIAAAQAEQAVTYQLQDKGRSVLNIDFDPPFPDKLFFVYLNQKQNSRSSIAHYRKQSRKDLQEAVDKVSGLTSSFTSCEDFQEFELLMEIHETVISRVIDIPKIKTTHFSDFKGSIKSLGGWGGDFILATGDDEAKNYFRKKGFRVVIPYSEMIL; encoded by the coding sequence ATGATCCAAAAATATCGCAGCAACGGTAAACTTTTATTAACAGGGGAATACCTGGTACTGGATGGCGCACTCGCTTTAGCATTGCCTACAAAACCTGGACAATCTTTGGAGGTATTACCTGCAGAAGGAAAGATGACTGGCTGGACAGCTTTAGACAAAAATGGAAAGCCGTGGCTGGATTTCAAATTTTCTCTGGACCAGAACAGCTTTCAGAAAGAAAATGAAACTTCTTCTAATGAAGCTGAAACAACCCTGTTAAAGATCCTTACAGCTGCCCACCAGATGAATCAGAAAGTATTCGGTTCCGGACTGAATTACATTGTCACCACAATGCTTGAATTTGAGAAGGAGTGGGGTCTTGGAAGTTCTTCTACTCTTGTAAACAACATTGCTTCCTGGTTCCAAATAGATCCTTATATTTTGCTTGAAAAGACCTTTGGAGGAAGCGGGTATGATATTGCAGCAGCACAGGCAGAGCAGGCAGTAACTTATCAGCTTCAGGATAAGGGTCGCAGTGTCCTTAATATTGATTTTGACCCTCCCTTCCCTGATAAGCTCTTTTTCGTTTATTTAAATCAAAAACAAAACAGCCGCTCTTCTATTGCTCACTACAGGAAGCAATCCCGTAAAGATTTGCAGGAAGCTGTGGATAAAGTTTCTGGTCTCACAAGTAGCTTTACCTCCTGTGAGGATTTTCAGGAATTTGAACTTTTAATGGAAATTCATGAGACTGTTATTTCCAGGGTGATTGATATTCCCAAAATAAAGACAACACATTTTTCAGATTTTAAAGGCAGCATCAAAAGTCTGGGAGGCTGGGGTGGTGACTTTATACTTGCCACAGGAGATGATGAGGCAAAAAATTATTTCAGAAAAAAAGGTTTTAGAGTGGTCATTCCATATTCTGAAATGATCCTATAG
- a CDS encoding peptidylprolyl isomerase, which translates to MFDENRLQEYVANLKATSPQAYQQWVAYENSIAEGARENIYFNLVRADLGATLLEGEQAYRMENDNVDFKYVQIPYTTVPDSEVQVTKEDIRSYVKNHPKRFKSDKARDLQYIVFQEEASSQDEAEAKQEIESVLDGRAQFNSSTSSNDTVAGFRTTNNIEGFVNQNSDIQFQDRFIFRDQYQGENVDAIFNLQPGELLGPYKENGYWKVTRMLEKRQMADSAKASHIMVTWQGLQTANGATRTKEEAKTLADSLAQVVRGDKEKFAELAAQFSADQASQTQGGDLGFFRPGDMIPAFNDFVFESTPGSVGVVESDFGYHVISVVEKTSEEEAVKVATIAREIQPSEQSLNDLYTKVIQFEMEAKNGSFVDAAKKDNVQVRTVKDVKALDENIPGVGAQRRIVQWAFGEDIKAGDISRFEVPGGYVVAQVTAVKEEGLMSAEDASATVTPILTKQKKAEIIKSKISANSLEQIAQNQNVSVQTVNAVNLKNPTIAGAGNEPEVVGTAFALEQGELSKPIQGNNGVYVVEVTTINRAPDMESYRNFATQQTQQRRQGVQERVFEALKQNADIEDNRARFY; encoded by the coding sequence ATGTTTGATGAAAACAGGCTTCAGGAATATGTTGCCAATCTTAAAGCTACTTCTCCACAAGCATACCAACAGTGGGTTGCTTATGAAAACTCAATTGCTGAAGGGGCCCGGGAAAATATATATTTTAACCTGGTAAGAGCTGATCTTGGTGCCACTTTACTGGAAGGGGAGCAGGCATACCGTATGGAGAATGACAATGTTGACTTTAAATATGTTCAAATTCCTTACACTACTGTTCCTGATTCTGAAGTTCAGGTTACAAAAGAAGATATCCGTAGCTATGTAAAAAATCATCCCAAAAGGTTTAAGTCAGACAAAGCCCGGGATCTACAATATATCGTTTTTCAGGAAGAAGCATCCAGCCAGGATGAGGCCGAAGCAAAACAGGAAATAGAAAGTGTGCTTGATGGAAGAGCGCAATTTAATTCTTCTACAAGTTCTAATGATACCGTTGCAGGTTTTAGAACTACAAATAATATTGAAGGATTTGTAAATCAAAATTCTGATATTCAATTTCAGGATAGATTTATTTTTAGAGACCAGTACCAGGGAGAAAATGTAGATGCCATCTTTAATCTTCAGCCGGGTGAATTGCTAGGACCCTATAAGGAAAATGGATACTGGAAAGTGACCAGAATGCTTGAAAAACGTCAAATGGCAGATTCAGCTAAAGCAAGCCATATTATGGTTACCTGGCAGGGTCTTCAAACTGCCAATGGTGCAACAAGAACAAAAGAAGAAGCAAAAACTCTTGCCGATAGTCTTGCACAGGTTGTGAGAGGGGATAAAGAAAAATTTGCAGAGCTTGCAGCGCAATTTTCTGCAGACCAGGCTTCACAAACTCAGGGAGGGGATTTAGGATTCTTCCGCCCGGGTGATATGATTCCGGCTTTTAATGATTTTGTATTTGAAAGCACGCCGGGGAGCGTTGGTGTTGTAGAAAGCGATTTTGGTTACCACGTAATTAGCGTAGTAGAAAAAACATCTGAAGAGGAAGCTGTAAAAGTGGCAACTATTGCCAGAGAAATTCAGCCATCAGAGCAGTCATTGAACGATCTTTATACAAAAGTGATTCAATTTGAAATGGAGGCCAAGAACGGCAGTTTTGTCGATGCGGCTAAAAAGGATAACGTACAGGTTCGTACTGTAAAGGATGTGAAAGCTCTTGATGAAAATATTCCCGGAGTTGGCGCTCAAAGGAGAATTGTGCAGTGGGCATTTGGAGAGGATATTAAAGCAGGAGACATTAGTAGATTTGAAGTACCGGGAGGATATGTTGTAGCCCAGGTCACTGCAGTAAAGGAAGAAGGTTTAATGAGTGCTGAAGATGCTTCAGCCACTGTAACTCCTATTCTTACTAAACAGAAGAAAGCTGAAATAATTAAGAGTAAAATTAGTGCCAATAGTCTAGAGCAGATTGCGCAAAATCAAAATGTAAGTGTGCAAACTGTAAACGCTGTTAACCTTAAAAATCCTACTATCGCCGGAGCAGGAAATGAGCCGGAAGTCGTAGGAACTGCCTTTGCTCTTGAGCAGGGAGAATTGAGTAAACCAATCCAGGGTAACAACGGGGTGTATGTGGTAGAAGTAACTACTATAAACCGTGCTCCCGATATGGAATCCTATAGAAATTTTGCTACTCAACAAACCCAGCAAAGAAGACAGGGAGTACAGGAAAGAGTGTTTGAAGCTCTAAAACAAAATGCAGATATAGAAGATAACAGAGCCAGGTTTTACTAG
- a CDS encoding ComEC/Rec2 family competence protein, whose product MFSFVAIGMQLNRRTSVLNTLFISLLVLLLINPQYLTQVGFQLSYAAVLSIVLIQPHLFNLYKGESRFIKYLWGILSVTIAAQIGVLPLSLFYFHQFPGLFFVSNLLILPFLGIILATGILVMLLSLLNLLPELLANAFSWMIKTLNSIVELVAAKEDFIFQDISFSLTLCITSYLLVAGFILLLKKISYRRIMFLLIAIAVLQISFISEEFSAESTEVYVFHKSRNTVIGVKTEKELQLFHDFENAAISFSFIKNYSVEKDIEEIKNLPLKNLFNIHHAVMLRIDSSGIYRIRGLNPEIILLTNSPRVNLERLINILQPKIIIADGSNYPSVVSRWKKTAEKMKLPFHATGEKGAFQFEPLAEGN is encoded by the coding sequence ATGTTTTCGTTCGTAGCTATAGGGATGCAATTAAACAGGCGCACCAGCGTGCTCAACACTCTTTTTATTTCCCTTTTGGTGCTATTGCTCATAAATCCCCAATATCTCACACAGGTAGGCTTTCAATTGAGTTATGCGGCAGTTTTAAGTATAGTACTTATACAGCCACATCTATTTAATTTATACAAAGGAGAATCACGATTTATAAAATATTTATGGGGAATACTTTCAGTAACTATCGCAGCGCAAATAGGAGTGTTACCTCTAAGCCTCTTCTATTTTCACCAGTTTCCGGGATTATTTTTTGTTTCTAACCTCCTCATTTTACCTTTTCTGGGGATTATCCTGGCTACCGGGATCCTAGTTATGTTACTGTCGCTTCTAAACCTTCTGCCGGAATTGCTGGCTAATGCATTCAGCTGGATGATCAAAACATTAAACTCCATAGTAGAACTTGTTGCTGCAAAAGAAGATTTTATCTTTCAGGATATAAGTTTTTCCCTCACCTTATGTATAACCTCTTATCTTCTCGTCGCGGGATTCATTCTTTTGCTGAAGAAAATAAGTTACAGAAGAATTATGTTCTTGCTAATCGCCATAGCAGTTTTGCAAATAAGCTTTATTTCTGAAGAATTTTCAGCAGAAAGTACTGAAGTCTATGTATTCCACAAGAGTAGAAATACTGTCATTGGCGTAAAAACGGAAAAAGAACTACAGTTGTTCCACGACTTTGAAAACGCAGCTATATCCTTCAGCTTTATCAAAAATTATTCAGTTGAAAAAGATATAGAGGAAATCAAGAACCTGCCTCTAAAGAACCTTTTTAATATCCATCATGCTGTTATGTTACGTATTGACAGCAGTGGAATCTATAGAATACGCGGGCTTAACCCTGAAATAATTCTGCTCACCAACTCACCGCGAGTTAACCTGGAAAGGCTAATAAATATTTTACAACCCAAGATCATTATTGCTGATGGCAGCAACTATCCCTCAGTAGTTTCCCGGTGGAAGAAAACAGCCGAAAAAATGAAGCTCCCCTTCCACGCCACTGGTGAAAAGGGAGCTTTTCAATTTGAACCTTTGGCCGAAGGGAATTAG
- the lptC gene encoding LPS export ABC transporter periplasmic protein LptC, giving the protein MITYQKIISGIVTVITVTMLFSCEGNLNKVRALENPGDSPQAIGENLNLIYTDSGRVVATLKSDKMLDFTNLPFPYREFPNGVEVEFFDEERRKNTVTADYGIIYDETDLIDLQGNVVLVTSDSTRLEADQLYWDQNLGWVFTDRANTISFASGARNRGQGFDSDLNFTNFRSRTNIGVQVIEETKK; this is encoded by the coding sequence ATGATTACATATCAAAAAATAATTTCAGGCATTGTCACAGTGATCACTGTGACAATGCTTTTTTCATGTGAGGGTAATTTGAATAAAGTAAGGGCACTGGAAAACCCCGGAGATAGTCCTCAGGCTATAGGTGAAAATCTAAACTTGATCTATACAGATTCCGGTCGTGTGGTAGCTACCCTTAAAAGCGATAAAATGCTTGACTTTACCAATCTCCCTTTTCCTTACCGGGAATTTCCCAATGGGGTGGAAGTTGAATTTTTTGATGAGGAGAGACGAAAGAATACGGTTACCGCAGACTATGGGATTATTTACGACGAAACAGATTTAATTGACCTGCAGGGAAATGTAGTATTAGTGACAAGCGACAGTACAAGACTGGAGGCAGATCAACTTTACTGGGATCAAAATCTTGGCTGGGTTTTTACTGACAGGGCTAATACTATAAGTTTTGCCAGTGGTGCCCGCAATAGGGGACAGGGCTTTGATTCCGATTTAAATTTCACTAATTTCCGTTCGCGTACCAATATTGGAGTGCAGGTAATTGAGGAGACCAAAAAATGA